The Planctomycetaceae bacterium genome includes the window GTCGTGCATAGTCGCTCCGAGAATCGCACAGGCTGAATTCACCCCGTCCGTGTGCAATACGCCGAATTAAATATGCACATGCGGCACCCCTCACTTCTGCGCTGCCGTCAATCTGCGGGCAATAGGATCGCGATCTAATCAACCGTAAAATTGCTGCGTGGAGACTCTTCACTGCTTATGTTCCGTACTGGCACAGACAATCAAATCGCTTTCATCGCACGGGAGCTTCCGCATTCGACTTCCATGCTCAAAGATTTGCGGTAAACTGTCCGTAGTGGCACCCCAACACTACCAATACCGGGGTGCATAACAACACGGTGCACGGGAATTGTGCATCACACGCAATTTTCAAATCAAAACCGTCCGGCACAATCCCGTGACCGTCGGCGTTATTTGCGGAAGGCGAAAGGCACTGAATGACAATCGGCGAGCGACTCCTGATCCTGTTCGTCATGATTGCGGTACCGCTTACATTCATCGGCGTTCCGATATTTGTCTTCATGGGCGGCATTCAGAAGTTTGCCTTGAAGCCACTTCAGAAACGATTCGCAGGACTCGACTTGCATGAAATACCTCAGCACGGCGACGTCTGTTTCGTTTACCATACTTACCGCGGGTTTCTGGTTTGGTTCGTACAAGATAAACACCACGTTTGTGCAACTCCTGAGGATGCACGCTTGCTTCTGACCAGATTGCTGCGATTCAACCTCACTTGGGGCATGCTAAGCTATGGTCTTCTGTTTGTTCCGTTGCTCGCAATCGGCAACTACTTTGCCCAAAAACGATCGATCGAGAAACAGGAGCGAGAGCTTGCCGCTACAATTAACCAAAATCGCAAATAACCATGCGGTGAACGGGAGCCGCCGATGACGCGGGTTTTGAAATCATAGTTTTTCGGCGGCGGCCCCGTTACCGCCGACGTTATTCGACTAAAGCCGTTGAACGACACATCCCACGAATATGAATTTGAGGCTGCTGCGATTGCTCGTGCCGGAGAGTTCGCAAAACTCGTCGTCCCCATTTCCGACGAAATGCCGTCTCAGGAATACGTCGACAAATGGGTCAAGCCTTTCTACTTGACTAACCTCGTTTACAAATACGATACCTTTGAGTCGAGTTTCCGACTGATCGCCGCAGAAATCGACGACCAATTGATCACTGAATTACTGACGCAACGAAATTGGCGTCCAAGGATTACGGCGGCGTATTTCGTTGCGATAAAACGGATGGCCCATCACTGCGACCATATCGGAAAGCTGCTCCTCCGATCTGACCTGTGTTACGCAGGTGGCGGCTACGCACTTGCACTTGCTCGCATCAATACTCCAGAGTCTCTTGATTACCTCAAAAAATACCTTCACTACTATTTGCGTCGCCCAGATTTGGCACTTGATCAAGCGGACGTACTTGGTGCGGTGAAACATTGTGACGAAATAAACAAAACGACAAACATCGACGAGTTCCGAGCGATTTGGGCTGACTTTAATGCCGGGAGAAACGCAGAGGTTCCCATTGCCGAAGCTACCCAATGGTTCGATCAAAAAATGGAAGCAGTCATCAGGCTCGCCCAAATCGTCGAATAACCATAAAATGCACCCGAGTTGCCGATCGAGCGTTTCCTGAAGTCAAAGTCTCTCGGCGGCAACCGGGTGATTTTTGCCGTTATGCACCAACGTAATCGTGCTCGCCTGTGTTGCAATTCGACAGGTAAACAGCGGGGCATGGTCACCCACGGGGACGACCTGCGGATTGACGCGGACATCTGGCTTGCAGTATTCCGGAGCCACTGCAGCTGCCACTCAACGCTCAGGCATCGTCTTCCGGTCGTGCATAGTCGCTCCGAGAATCGCACAGGCTGAATTCACCCCGTCCGTGTGCAATACGCCGAATTAAATATGCACATGCGGCACCCCTCACTTCTGCGCTGCCGTCAATCTGCGGGCAATAGGATCGCGATCTAATCAACCGTAAAATTGCTGCGTGGAGACTCTTCACTGCTTATGTTCCGTACTGGCACAGACAATCAAATCGCTTTCATCGAACGGGAGCTTCCGCATTCGACTTCCATGCTCATAGATTTGCGGTAAACTGTCCGTAGTGGCACACCAACACTACCAATACCGGGGTGCATAACAACACGGTGCACGGGAATTGTGCATCACCCGCAATTTTCAAATCAAAACCGTCCGGCACAATCCCGTGACCGTCGGCGTTATTCGCATTGCGGATCGGCAGACAGATTATGACTGACTCGGAATCGACATTTTTGATCAAAGAATATGACTCCGCTCAGAAGTTGGCGTATCACGTTGACGATCTTCGCGCGAAGCTCACTAGTTTCTTCTTGACGATGTGCGGAATCGCAGCGGCTGCTGTTCTTTTCTTGATGAAAGGCGACGCCAGTGTAGACGTAGCATTACGACCCGCCGTGTACGTCGCATATTTGCTGGCTGCTGTGGCCGGTGTTGGCGCTTTGGTTGTTTGTATAGTTGCGAGACTTCGACGCGCGCAAATCGAACATTTTCGAATCACATGCAACATCAGACGCATCTTCCTTGGATCCGATGTGAATCTTTGGAATGCCGTCGAACTCTCTGACTTGACCGTCCCGAAGCCAAACCGTTTATCGGGAAGCTACTTCTGGGTTCTTATTGTCATTTCCGTCAGCGCGCTGTTTGGTGCACTGGCGTTACCCTTATATTTTTGTATCGGCATGGAGTGGTGGTCCGATACTATTGGCAACTGGCTCGGTGGAATAGCATTTTGGGTGCTATTGATCGGACTCGACCAACTGTATTTTGCGTTCGCGCGACCGACTCCCCGCCCGGAGTACACGCAGGCGACCGTAGACGAAATGCTCAGTGCGAGCGAATAACAAAAAAATGCACCCGAGTCGCGAAGTCGGGCGTTTTGACAATGGATAATCTCTCGTCGCGACCGGGTGATTTTAGACGTTAGCTGGTAACTCGACTGATTCGTCACACAACCGTGAGTACACCCTCCGAATGGGCACACCTGACGCCAACGACGAACCCAGAAGCGACGGGGCACAAGCCCCGATCGTCAAAAACTGGTCAGACGTATTCACCACGTGTTGCGTCATTTCGATCGTCATGGTTTGCATAAGCAGTCTAGTCTCGGGATTGGCAGTTGTAAGAATTTTCGAGACCACGCCCTTCATGGGAATTCCGGTGGACGAAGACGGAGTTCCACTTCCAATTGAGGGTTACCCTCAATTGGGTTATGGCATGGCAGGCATTCTACTCTTCACGATTCTTCTGATAGTATCTTGGCTGTGCCGAGCTCGGGCCTTCGAGAATCAACGTTCAGGTCGCCAGGACGGACAGGTCAGCTAACAAGCCGGTGCACGCGGAGTTGCGGTCCGCCCCGAATTTGAAATCAACGTCGCTGGCCGCAACCCGGTGACCTTGTGCGTTATTTTGCTCAACGCGAGGCTGTACCCAATGGACAATCACAACGGATTTATTGCCGACGGATACGGCCGAGCACGTGACGCCAACCAACCGATGGTTCGTGCCGAAGTTGAGCGTGAGTTCGCCGTCAGACTTAGCAACGCATCAACCGCTGACCAAAAGCGCATTCGCGTAGAAATCGAACGCGGAATCGAGAGGCGCCTCAAGGCACTAGTGTAGTGTCTCACTCAGTTTGTGATTTATCGAGTACCGCTCGAGCTCGGGCAACTTTTGCGAGGATGTCATCGGGATTGGCTGTCCAGGTGAAAGGCTCTGGTGCGTTGTTGGTCTGAGCGAGGTAGTCCCAGATTGCGGCTTCGAGTTGGGCAACGCTGTTGAACGATCCTCGGCGAATGCACGTCTGTGTCAGGTCGCGGAACCAGCGTTCAACCACATTGAGCCATGAACTGCTGGTCGGCGTAAAGTGAATGTGGAATCGGGGGTGACGGGCCAGCCACTTCCGCACACGTTTGTGTTTATGCGTTGCATAGTTGTCGCAAATGATATGCAGTTCGACGTCGGGAAACGTCTCATCGATTGTCTTCAGAAAATCAAGCCATTCGCAGTGCCGATGCCGCGGTTTGAAATCTGCAAGGACAGTGCCATCGACCTTCACGTTCATCGCTTCAAACAAGGCCAGTCGTCCCGTTGCGTTTATAGTCATGGGGTCATTGTCTGCAGCCGACCCGGGAACATTGCTTGAGCTCTTCTGGGTGCGATTGAGTGCACAGATCTGACTCTTCTCATCGACGCTCAGCACGATCGCGTGTTCGGGCGGGCTGAGGTACAGACCCACAACATCATGCAGTTTTTCTTCAAACTTCGGATCGTTCGAAACCTTGAACGTCTTCGTTCGATGCGGCTGAAAGATTGTGCTGCCGCCACACGCAGTATTTTTCACCAGCGACTGACGCCCAGATCTGCCGAAGATGTTCGCACGCTCCAGTGCGTGGCTCCCGCAGGCTTCTCCTGAGTTGTCGCGTCAGAACGTAACACAGCAACTTCTGGCCTGGCTTTCGCCCACTGCGCGTGCCATCCTTTTCAATGGCCTTCAGGCGTCCTTTGACAAAGCAGGTTCGCCAGCGACAGACAAACTGCGGATCGGTCTGCAGTTCTGCGGCGATTACCTTATTCCTGAAGCCCCTCGGCCGCTCGCAGAATCACCTTCGCACGAAGCGATTTTCGCAGGCGTGTTCCTTCCGCGGCTGTACTTCGTCCAGCGTCGTTCGCTCTTCCTCAGTCAACTCGATCGCCGGTGCCACTCGCATGGATATCCTCCTTGAAGAATCAGATACCCATTCAACACCGCACACGCACAATTCAGCAGCGAATAATTCACCACATTTCAAAGACACTACACTAGCTCCGCCGGATGCTCTCTACTGATGATTGACAGCAACGACAAAGAACGAGCGATCGTTGACCGTCTCCGCGATCACGTCTTTGGCGATGATGGGCCGACACAATCGCTGCTCAACGATGGTCGGCTGCCAACCGGATGGGCAACCAAATACTTGGATTTGCTACGGATTGCTGCGGAGCAATGGCAACATCAACCGATGTGGCCTCGGGAACTTGTGGCTGCAATTCACTTTACATCGTGGTATCTTAACCTGCGTTACGATGCATGGTGCGCGGTAACGACCGTAACGAAACCACGGGCGCAGACTTGCATCGCTACGATCGCCTAGCGAATTTTTTCTGATGCATGGTTCGCTCGACACTGACACAGACGCAAAATAACCATGATCGGGATAGGGGTCAGCCTTGCGGCTGAGCCCCTCCCACACCACCCGGCATGCGGGTCCGCACCGGGCGGTTCAGATCTTTCGCAGTGAGTGTCTGCCAGATTGTGAACAGGCTGACTAATCCTTCCTGAGCGAGATAGTCCAGCGACAGTGCTTCGTGCACGGCTTTGCTGGACGACTGCGTCCACGGATCTTTGCGACTGCTGCCGTGAGTCACCGCTTCGTCGTCTTTGACACCGAGCCAACGCAGATTCGCGATCCTCGTGCGGACACCGCGCCAGTGCTTCCAGTCACAGGCCCGGATGCGACGGCGAATCCACTTGTCGAGTTCCGCGAAGTACGTTTTGATCGGCGCGAAACGAAAGTAAGCCACCCAGCCCTGAAAGTAGCGACTCAGCTTCGTGAAGGTATGAGACATCGACACGCCGCGGTTGCGACGTGTGATCTGCTTGACGCAGTGAGGATTTCTGACGCCGGGGATCGCTAACTGGGCAGCGCCAGGTTGTCGTTTGGAGTGCGGCGACTTGTCGCAGCTTTGGCTTTGATTCACCACTTCGAGTTTCCGCGAGCGGCAGGTTAAAATTGACGGATCGCACAATTGGTCAAAACTCTGAATCGCTCGGAATTCTGATCATTTACGCGGCAGACCTCGGCCAGAATTCCTGTCAGTTCCGTGACTCGCCCAGGAACCGTCGCTTCTGCCGATCGCCAGATTCAACGAAGATTGGGTGCCTCGAGTGTTGTCGTAAATGCTTCCGGAATAGACCCCCCCTTTTCGAAGATCGTTTGTCAGAAACATCCAAAGCGGCGACAAGTCTCAGCACTCCAAGGTAGCGATTGTCAAACCCGGCCCCAAAGAAGAGCAACGAGGCCACACACCTTCGCAGGCTTCCTCCCCACGGTCGATCGCTCTTCCGCAGTTGCCCTCGCCTTGTACTTCACTCGCAATGAGACATTTGGCATACTGCTTCCTCAGTGAACCCCGTTTTCGTACAGGGGACTGCCACCCCACAAGTTCACACCCATGTTGGGCGTACCGTTGCAACGGAGGCCGCGAGTTGACGTTCTTGAAGTGGTGGGTCGTTCGCGCGGCCCCTCTGAACCCTACCGTTATTTGGCAAGCAGGCATGTGACCGTGATCAACCTGACCCCTGTGACAGACCAGCACATGAAGCCGGACTACCCACGTTGGCGATATCGGCGAAACGTTCTGGGGTCCATCCTTCTCTGGGCAAACAGAGCCAACGCAGTCAAGATTGAATTCAACGAAGATAGCCCAACACCATTCCGCTACTTCACGTCCGCTGGCACGGAAGTAGAGACAGAAATGGGGCAGCCACCTGACAATGTCCGCAAAGATCTGTTTCGTACCCTGATCCTGTCAACGATAAAACGATCATCACCGTGGCGGATGCTGAAACAAATTCTGTTCCCATCAGTGTTCGATAAGCTCAGTGCGACTTTTGTGGCTTCCGACCCTGAATTCGGCGACTCAACCTGGACTATGGAGTCAGATGGCACTTGTGCGACCTTCCTCAAACAAGAAAATCCGTACACAGCACCTCG containing:
- a CDS encoding DUF6000 family protein, which translates into the protein MNDTSHEYEFEAAAIARAGEFAKLVVPISDEMPSQEYVDKWVKPFYLTNLVYKYDTFESSFRLIAAEIDDQLITELLTQRNWRPRITAAYFVAIKRMAHHCDHIGKLLLRSDLCYAGGGYALALARINTPESLDYLKKYLHYYLRRPDLALDQADVLGAVKHCDEINKTTNIDEFRAIWADFNAGRNAEVPIAEATQWFDQKMEAVIRLAQIVE
- a CDS encoding group II intron maturase-specific domain-containing protein, producing MVNQSQSCDKSPHSKRQPGAAQLAIPGVRNPHCVKQITRRNRGVSMSHTFTKLSRYFQGWVAYFRFAPIKTYFAELDKWIRRRIRACDWKHWRGVRTRIANLRWLGVKDDEAVTHGSSRKDPWTQSSSKAVHEALSLDYLAQEGLVSLFTIWQTLTAKDLNRPVRTRMPGGVGGAQPQG